In Lodderomyces elongisporus chromosome 1, complete sequence, a genomic segment contains:
- the GPM1 gene encoding Phosphoglycerate mutase codes for MPKLVLVRHGQSDWNEKNLFTGWVDVKLSETGRKEAKRAGELIQEAGIKLDVVHTSKLSRAIQTADIALESADQLWLPVKRSWRLNERHYGALQGLDKAVTLEKYGKEKFQTWRRSFDVPPPPIEADAKYSQVGERRYLDIDPACVPLTESLKIVIDRLLPYWQDEIAGDLLAGKVVLVVAHGNSLRALVKHLDNISDEEIAGLNIPTGIPLVYELDEKLKPTKPAYYLDPEAAEAGAAAVAAQGQKK; via the coding sequence ATGCCAAAATTAGTTTTAGTTAGACACGGTCAATCAGACTGGAATGAAAAGAACTTGTTCACCGGTTGGGTTGACGTTAAATTGTCAGAAACCGGTAGAAAAGAAGCCAAGAGAGCTGGTGAATTGATCCAAGAAGCTGGAATCAAGCTTGATGTTGTCCACACTTCTAAATTGTCAAGAGCCATTCAAACCGCTGACATTGCTTTGGAGTCTGCTGACCAATTGTGGCTCCCAGTCAAGAGATCATGGAGATTGAACGAGAGACACTATGGTGCTTTGCAAGGTTTGGACAAGGCTGTTACTTTGGAAAAGTAcggtaaagaaaaattccAAACCTGGAGAAGATCATTTGACGTGCCACCTCCACCAATTGAGGCTGATGCCAAATACTCACAAGTTGGCGAGAGAAGATACCTCGACATTGACCCAGCATGTGTTCCATTGACCGAGTCATTGAAGATCGTCATTGACAGATTGTTGCCATACTGGCAAGATGAAATTGCCGGTGACTTGTTGGCCGGTAAGgttgttttggttgttgcCCACGGTAACTCATTGAGAGCCTTGGTTAAGCACTTGGACAACATCTCCGATGAAGAAATTGCTGGTTTGAACATCCCAACTGGTATTCCATTGGTTTACGAATTGGACGAGAAATTGAAGCCAACCAAGCCTGCTTACTACTTGGACCCAGAAGCTGCTGAGGCAGGTGCTGCAGCTGTTGCCGCTCAAGgtcaaaagaaataa
- the AVT7 gene encoding Vacuolar amino acid transporter 7 codes for MPSVDPVIGNGASTVSSSINLIKTIIGAGLLSMPLAYSTDGSIFGTFIILVAAITSGFGLVLQALVSKFAPVGNATFYNLCQITYPQLSVIFDIAIAIQCFGCAVSYLVLIGDLMPTIVTYIPHVAEKHHRLFWLVASTIATVPLSFLKNLDSLKYTSILGLVAVAYLTLFVVGHWFANDIPRNGIISYWPSSTTAVFSTFSIIVFAFTGHQNMFSIINEARDKSIGKLVSLINFAIVLAALLFIIVGLTGYLTFGANVSGNIILMYPANWATTLGRFCIVFMVLFSFPLMLHPARISVNNVYFAAKKKFIQVEERVNETTQLLQPDTSVQNENENDPELQMKEVVVPFPRETFIAITITLLVVGYFLAITVKSFAFILAIVGATGSTSISFILPGLFGYKLIGSEVDASKAEKAVKYLSLSLTVWGVIVMFVCLYSSLAL; via the coding sequence ATGCCATCTGTTGATCCCGTGATTGGAAATGGCGCTTCGACGGTGTCCTCTTCAATCAATTTGATCAAAACAATTATAGGCGCTGGCCTATTATCCATGCCATTGGCATACTCAACCGATGGATCCATCTTTGGCACATTCATTATTCTTGTTGCCGCCATAACTTCGGGGTTTGGCTTGGTATTACAGGCCCTTGTCTCGAAATTCGCACCTGTGGGCAATGCTACATTCTACAACCTTTGTCAAATCACTTACCCACAACTTTCCGTCATCTTTGATATTGCAATTGCCATACAATGCTTTGGCTGCGCCGTCTCATACTTGGTGTTGATTGGAGACTTGATGCCAACTATAGTTACCTATATACCTCATGTTGCCGAAAAACACCATAGACTTTTTTGGCTCGTTGCATCAACAATAGCCACTGTGCCGTTATCATTCTTGAAGAACCTCGACTCCTTAAAGTACACATCCATATTGGGTCTTGTGGCTGTTGCATACCTCACATTATTTGTCGTTGGCCACTGGTTTGCCAACGATATCCCAAGAAACGGCATTATAAGTTATTGGCCTTCAAGCACAACAGCAGTGTTTAGCACATTTTCaatcattgtttttgcCTTTACTGGCCATCAAAATATGTTTTCCATAATCAATGAAGCTCGTGACAAGTCCATAGGCAAGTTGGTCTCGTTGATTAATTTCGCCATAGTTCTTGCAGCACTTTTGTTTATAATTGTTGGATTGACTGGGTACTTGACATTTGGCGCCAATGTAAGTGGCAATATCATCTTGATGTATCCCGCCAATTGGGCAACAACATTGGGAAGATTCTGCATTGTGTTTATGGTACTATTCTCTTTCCCATTGATGTTGCATCCAGCCAGAATCTCGGTGAATAATGTCTACTTTGCAGCTAAAAAGAAGTTTATTCAAGTAGAAGAAAGAGTTAACGAGACAACGCAATTACTCCAGCCAGATACTAGTGttcaaaatgaaaatgaaaatgatcCCGAGTTGCAGATGAAAGAAGTGGTGGTTCCATTCCCAAGAGAAACTTTTATTGCAATTACAATAACACTTTTAGTTGTGGGGTATTTTCTTGCAATTACCGTCAAGTCGTTTGCATTTATATTAGCAATTGTGGGTGCTACGGGATCTACGTCTATCTCATTCATCTTACCAGGTCTTTTTGGCTACAAGTTGATTGGTTCAGAAGTAGACGCTTCAAAAGCTGAAAAGGCTGTCAAATACTTGTCGCTTTCGTTAACCGTTTGGGGTGTTATTGttatgtttgtttgtttatacAGCTCATTAGctctttaa
- the HOG1 gene encoding MAPK protein hog1 gives MSSDGEFTRTQIFGTVFEITNRYTDLNPVGMGAFGLVCSAVDKLTGQNVAVKKIMKPFSTSVLAKRTYRELKLLKHLRHENLITLDDIFISPLEDIYFVNELQGTDLHRLLTSRPLEKQFIQYFTYQILRGLKYIHSAGVIHRDLKPSNILINENCDLKICDFGLARIQDPQMTGYVSTRYYRAPEIMLTWQKYDTEVDLWSVGCILAEIIEGKPLFPGKDHVNQFSIITELLGSPPPDVIDTICSENTLRFVQSLPHRDPIPFSERFANCTHVEPEAIDLLEKLLVFDPKKRISAAEALTHPYMEPYHDPTDEPVCETKFDWSFNDADLPVDNWRVMMYSEILDFHQSIGVGGSGMDQQQQEVADANGDTHKLEQYQQQQEQQVQQQQLQQQEQLQPQV, from the coding sequence atGTCGTCAGATGGAGAATTCACAAGGACACAGATCTTTGGTACTGTGTTTGAGATCACAAATAGATACACAGACTTGAACCCCGTTGGTATGGGTGCTTTTGGTTTGGTATGTTCAGCAGTCGATAAACTAACTGGCCAAAACGTTGCTGTAAAGAAGATTATGAAACCATTTTCAACCTCTGTGTTGGCCAAGAGGACATATAGAGAGTTGAAATTATTGAAACACTTGAGACATGAGAATTTAATCACCTTGGACGACATTTTCATCTCCCCCTTGGAAGATATTTACTTTGTGAATGAGTTGCAAGGTACAGATTTGCACCGATTATTGACATCGAGACCATTGGAGAAACAATTTATACAATACTTTACATACCAAATCTTGAGAGGATTGAAATATATCCATTCGGCTGGTGTCATTCATCGTGACTTGAAACCATCCAACATTCTCATCAATGAAAATTGTGACTTGAAGATTTGTGATTTCGGGTTAGCCAGAATCCAGGACCCTCAAATGACGGGATATGTCTCCACTAGATACTATAGAGCACCGGAAATTATGTTGACTTGGCAAAAATACGACACCGAGGTTGACTTGTGGTCTGTGGGATGTATCTTGGCCGAGATTATTGAAGGCAAGCCATTATTCCCAGGTAAAGATCACGTAAACCAGTTTTCAATTATTACCGAATTGTTGGGAAGCCCACCCCCTGATGTCATTGACACAATCTGCTCTGAAAACACTTTGAGATTTGTGCAATCATTACCACATAGAGACCCAATCCCATTCAGTGAGAGATTCGCCAACTGCACACATGTTGAGCCAGAAGCTATTGACTTGTTGGAGAAATTGCTTGTGTTTGAcccaaaaaagagaatcaGTGCTGCTGAAGCCTTAACACACCCATACATGGAGCCATACCACGACCCAACCGATGAGCCTGTATGTGAGACCAAGTTTGACTGGAGTTTCAACGATGCCGATTTGCCAGTAGATAACTGGAGAGTCATGATGTACAGCGAGATTTTAGATTTCCATCAGAGCATTGGTGTAGGAGGAAGTGGAATGGACCAGCAACAGCAGGAAGTTGCAGATGCCAATGGTGATACACATAAATTAGAGcagtatcaacaacagcaggaacagcaggtccagcagcaacagctcCAGCAGCAGGAACAACTTCAGCCACAAGTGTAA